Genomic DNA from Streptomyces sp. AM 2-1-1:
TCCACCTCGACGGCAGCGAGGTGCACCTGCCCGGTCACGGGACGCCGGTCCGGCTGGCCTCGGACGGGGCGGAGGGCCGTCAGCTCGGATTCATCACCACGTCGGCCCGCCACCACGAACTCGGCCCGATCGCCCTCGCGCTGGTCAAGCGGAACGTCGCGGTCGACGCGGAGCTGCTCGCCGGGGACACGGCCGCCGCGCAGGAGACGATCGTCGAGCCGTAGTCCCGGGACGGCCCGGGGACAGCCCCGGGGGACGGCCCCGGGACAGCCCGGGGGCGGCCCCTGCCGCGGGGGCGCGGGTTCTCAGATCTCGATGAGCACGGTGAACGGGCCGTGGTTGGTGAGCGTGACGCGCATGTCCGCTCCGAACCGGCCCGTCTCCACCCGTGCCCCGAGCGCGCGCAACTGCGCCACGACCTCGTCGACCAGCGGTTCGGCGACCTCACCGGGGGCGGCGGCGTTCCAGGTGGGCCGGCGCCCCTTCCGGGCGTCCCCGTAGAGGGTGAACTGCGAAATGACCAGAAGCGGTGCGTTCACGTCGGAAGCGGACTTCTCGCCTTCGAGGATGCGCACCGACCAGAGCTTCCGGGCGAGCTGTGCCGCCTTCTCCGGGGTGTCCCCGTGCGTGACTCCGACCAGCACGCACAGGCCCTCGCCCATGATCTCGCCGACGATTCCGGTCTCCGGGGCAGCTTCGGTGCCCTCGGACACGGAGACGCTCGCGCCGTCCACTCTCTGTACCACTGCACGCATACAGACCAACCTATCTTGGGCTGAACGGGTACAGAAGCCCTGCGTCGGCCCCGTACAGGGTGGCACGATGCACGATGTCGGTGTGCCGACGCACCGGCCGAGGGGACGGAACAGCATGAGTACCTATGGAACGGGACGATCTCCCGGTGCCGTACCGACGACGCCCACCACCATGCGGCCGCCCGTGCAGCGGAGCGTACCGGCACCGGAAGGAGCCCCCGGGGCGGGGGGCACCGCTGCTCCGGGCCGGTCACCGCTGGCCGCGTCGGCGGGTTCCGTGCCCGAGCAGGGGGCCGGCCATCCGCTTCCCGAAGCGCTGGCCGCGGTCCTGCCGCAGGCGGGCTTCGGCGGGCTCCGGCTTCCGGAGCTGCGGACGCTGCGCCGGGAGGCCCAGCGCGACGAGGCCGACCTCAGCTACGTCCGCCGGCTGGTCCAGGGGCGGATCGACATCCTGCGGGCGGAGCTGGCACGCCGTCGGGCCCCGGAGTCCCCGGTGGTGGACCGGCTTCCGGAGATCCTCGCGGACGCCCCGTCGCGGCACCGCACCTCCGCCCGGCACGTCACCCTCCGGACACCGCGCGGCGACGAGTACGCCCGGCTCGCCGCCGAGACGCTCGCCGAGGTGGAGCTCTCCGACCTCCAAGCGCGTACGGACGAGGAGCTGCACTCCGCGATGGGGCGGCTCGTCGGTTACGAGAAGCAGGTCTCGCGCCGCCGTCACCAGCTCCAGCGCACGGCGGACCAGTGCGGTGCGGAGATCGCCCGCAGGTACCGTGACGGAGAAGCACAAGTAGACGATCTGCTCGCCTGAGGTGATCCTTCCGGGAGCGGGTCCCGCCCCCGGAAGGCCCTCATGACCAGCAACGACGCCCCCGTCCCCTCCTCCGGCTCCGAAGGGCCCGACCCGGCCGTTCCTCCGGTGCTCGCCGAGGTCGTGCGGTCCGGCTTCCTGGAAGGCCGTCACCGGGGTTCGCTCGTGCTCCTGGCGGCGGACGGCAGCGTGGAGTACGCCCTCGGCGATCCGGCGGCGCCCGTCTTCCCCCGCTCCTCCAACAAGCCGATGCAGGCCGCCGCGATCCTGCGGGCCGGCCTCGACCTCTCCGGCGAGCGGCTGGCGCTCGCCGCCGCGAGCCACTCCGGGGAGGACTTCCACCTCGCGCTCGTCGCCACGATGCTGGCCGAGCACGGGCTGACCCCCGCCGACCTGCAGACCCCGCCCGATCTGCCGCTGGACCCGGTGGAGGCGGAGGCGTACCTCGCCTCCGGGCGGGTCCGGGAGCGGATCACCATGAACTGCTCGGGCAAGCACGCGGCGATGCTCGCCGTCTGTGCGCTCAACGGCTGGGACCGGGCGAGCTACCTCGACCCGGCGCACCCGCTCCAGCGCCTGGTGCACCGGGTGATCGAGGAGGCGGCGGGCGAACCGGTCGCCTCGGTCGGTACGGACGGCTGCGGCGCACCCCTGATGGCGATCGGGCTGACCGGTCTGGCGCGGGCCTTCCGCTCCTTCGTCCTGGCAGAGCCCGGTACGGCGGAGCGGCGGGTGGCGGACGCCATGCGTGCCCACCCGGAGTACGTGGCGGGCACCCGGCGTCCGGACACCTGGCTGATGCGGGAGCTGCCGGGCACCCTCTCCAAGATGGGCGCCGAGGCGGTGCAGGCGCTGGCCCTGGCGGACGGCCGGGCACTCGCCTTCAAGATCGAAGACGGCTCGACCCGCGCGCTCGGCCCGGTGCTGGCCCGCGCCCTCGAACTCCTCGGCGTGGACGCCCCCGTCGTCGCCCGCGTCGGCCGGGCGCCCCTGACGGGCGGTGCGGTGGAGGTGGGAGAGGTGCGGGCGGCGTTCTGAGGCGGCGGGGCCGGCCGGCCCGGCGGTCGGCCCCGGCCGGGAAACCCGGGCGACACGGCGAGGTCGGCCACTTAGCGTGGCCGTATGAGCCTGGACATACGCACCCTCACCGCGACCGACTATCCCGCCTGGCTGCGGGCCGTACGGAGGGGGTTCCTGCAGACCGTGCCGGAGACTCCGCAGGAGGTGGCGGAGAAGATGGCCCATGTCGATCTCGCCCGTGCGCAGGGCGCGTTCGAGGGCGGCCGGTGCGTGGCGACGTTCCGCTCGTTCGCCCAGGAGCTGACCGTCCCGGGCGGGGCGCGGGTGGCGGCCAACGCCATCAGCGCCGTGTCGGTCCTCGGGACGCACCGCCGGCAGGGGCTGCTGCGCCGGATGATGGCGAGGGACCTCGCGGCGGCGAAGGAGCGGGGTGAGGTGGCCGCCACGCTGATCGCCGCCGAGTACCCGATCTACGGCCGCTTCGGCTTCGGCCCCGCCACCACGCTCACCGAGTGGGAGGTGGACGTCCTCCGTTCCGGCCTCGACCGCCGCGCGCCGGTCCCCGCGGTGGGACCGGCCGGGGCCGACGGCGGCCGGATCGAGTTCGTGGAGGCGGAGGACGTGACGAAGCTGGGCCCGGAGATCCACGCCCGGCTCGCGGCGCACCGGCACGGCGTCGTCGACCGCCCCGCCCGCTGGTGGGACCTGCTCACCGGCGTGGGTGTCACGGCGGCCGACAAGTGGACCGAGCCCTTCTACGCCCTCTGCCGGTCCGCCTCCGGGGAGCCCGAAGGTCTGGTCACCTACCGCGCCGACGACACCTGGGACGACCGCAAGCAGCCGCGGAACACGGCGACCGTGGCCGATCTGATCGCGGCCACCCCGGCCGCCGAACGGGCGCTCTGGCACTTCGTCTGCTCGATCGACTGGATCACCACGGTCCGCACCGGCTACCGCGCCCCCGACGACCTGCTCCCCTCGCTGCTGCCCGACCCGCGCGCGGCCCGGGTGGTCAGCCAGGCCGACTGGCTGTGGGTGCGGGTGCTCGACACCGCGCGCCTGCTCGCCGCGCGTACGTACGGGCAGGAGGCGTCGCTCGTCCTCGACGTCCGGGACCCGGCGGGTCTCGCGGGAGGCGTCTTCCGGCTGGACGCCTCCCCACAGGGCGCGGTGTGCGCGCCGGACACCCGGAGCGCCGATCTGACGCTGGGGGTGGAGGAGCTGGCCGCTCTCTGCCTCGGTGACGCGTCGGTGGAGCGGCTGGTGGCCCTGGGCCGGATCGAGGAGAACCGTCCGGGGGCGGCGGCGACGGCGGACCACACCTTCCGTACGGCCCGCCGGCCGTGGTGCCCGGACGTGTTCTGACCGGGCACCCGGTGGCTCGGGTGGGGAGCCGGTCAGTTCGTGGCGGTGCGCAGCCGGACGAAGGCGGAGTTCAGACCCGTCTTCAGCAGCCGGGCGAGCGGGCGTTCCACGAAGCGGTGGATGACGTAGGCCAGGACGAGGAAGCCGGCGACGAGGGCCACGAGCAGCAGCCGGGGGTCCATGGTGTCCCGGAGCCGGTTGATCAGGGTGGTGCCGATCGCGTAGTGCACGAGGTAGAGCGGGTACGTCATCGTGCCGGCGGTGACCAGCCACTTCCAGCGGATGCGGTCGGTGAGGCCGAGGGAGACGCCCACCATGAGCAGCAGGAACGCGGTGAAGACGACCGTGCTGCCGCGCCAGCTGGAGACGTGCTCGACGAGGTCGATACGGTGCCCCAGCTCCAGCTGTCCCATCAGCCAGGCCATGGCCAGGATGCCCCAGAGCAGCAGGTCCTGTCCGAACCGGTGCATCAGGTAGAGGGCGAGCCCGGCGATGAAGTACCAGGCGCCGTCGGGCTGCGCGACGAGGACGAGCAGGGGGAAGTGAGAGACCGGCGCGAGCATCGCGACGGCGCCCCACAGGCAGCAGAACACCACGACTTTGCGGTAGGTCAGTCCGGTGGCGACCACGAGCAGGAAGAGCAGGTAGAAGCGGAGCTCCGACCAGAGGGTCCAGTAGACGCCGTCGACGTTGGGGACCCCGGAACCCGACTGCAGCATGGTGAAGTTGATCAGGACCTCGCGCAGCCTGAGCCGCTCCCAGACGCCGGGGACAGCCGCCAGGAAGCCGGTGGTGAGGATGATGGCGACCCAGTAGGCGGGGTAGAGCCGGATCACCCGCGAGACGAAGAAGTCCTTCGGGGTCCTGCCCCAGCACGACATGCAGATCACGAAGCCGCTGATCACGAAGAAGATCTCGACGCCGATCCAGCCGTACGAGGCGAAGCGGAACACCGTCGGCATCAGCTCGGAGGCCGAGCGACCCCA
This window encodes:
- a CDS encoding ABC transporter substrate-binding protein encodes the protein MSTYGTGRSPGAVPTTPTTMRPPVQRSVPAPEGAPGAGGTAAPGRSPLAASAGSVPEQGAGHPLPEALAAVLPQAGFGGLRLPELRTLRREAQRDEADLSYVRRLVQGRIDILRAELARRRAPESPVVDRLPEILADAPSRHRTSARHVTLRTPRGDEYARLAAETLAEVELSDLQARTDEELHSAMGRLVGYEKQVSRRRHQLQRTADQCGAEIARRYRDGEAQVDDLLA
- a CDS encoding asparaginase, whose protein sequence is MTSNDAPVPSSGSEGPDPAVPPVLAEVVRSGFLEGRHRGSLVLLAADGSVEYALGDPAAPVFPRSSNKPMQAAAILRAGLDLSGERLALAAASHSGEDFHLALVATMLAEHGLTPADLQTPPDLPLDPVEAEAYLASGRVRERITMNCSGKHAAMLAVCALNGWDRASYLDPAHPLQRLVHRVIEEAAGEPVASVGTDGCGAPLMAIGLTGLARAFRSFVLAEPGTAERRVADAMRAHPEYVAGTRRPDTWLMRELPGTLSKMGAEAVQALALADGRALAFKIEDGSTRALGPVLARALELLGVDAPVVARVGRAPLTGGAVEVGEVRAAF
- the dtd gene encoding D-aminoacyl-tRNA deacylase encodes the protein MRAVVQRVDGASVSVSEGTEAAPETGIVGEIMGEGLCVLVGVTHGDTPEKAAQLARKLWSVRILEGEKSASDVNAPLLVISQFTLYGDARKGRRPTWNAAAPGEVAEPLVDEVVAQLRALGARVETGRFGADMRVTLTNHGPFTVLIEI
- a CDS encoding GNAT family N-acetyltransferase; the protein is MSLDIRTLTATDYPAWLRAVRRGFLQTVPETPQEVAEKMAHVDLARAQGAFEGGRCVATFRSFAQELTVPGGARVAANAISAVSVLGTHRRQGLLRRMMARDLAAAKERGEVAATLIAAEYPIYGRFGFGPATTLTEWEVDVLRSGLDRRAPVPAVGPAGADGGRIEFVEAEDVTKLGPEIHARLAAHRHGVVDRPARWWDLLTGVGVTAADKWTEPFYALCRSASGEPEGLVTYRADDTWDDRKQPRNTATVADLIAATPAAERALWHFVCSIDWITTVRTGYRAPDDLLPSLLPDPRAARVVSQADWLWVRVLDTARLLAARTYGQEASLVLDVRDPAGLAGGVFRLDASPQGAVCAPDTRSADLTLGVEELAALCLGDASVERLVALGRIEENRPGAAATADHTFRTARRPWCPDVF
- a CDS encoding acyltransferase; the encoded protein is MRGADGGLSIPLRQRVTGRLQDPLPPLAGIEAVTTTGLPQQGPGGGGRHAAAPARAGRRLYAIDGIRLVAALMVAVHHYAGTARVDRPGNVIWGRSASELMPTVFRFASYGWIGVEIFFVISGFVICMSCWGRTPKDFFVSRVIRLYPAYWVAIILTTGFLAAVPGVWERLRLREVLINFTMLQSGSGVPNVDGVYWTLWSELRFYLLFLLVVATGLTYRKVVVFCCLWGAVAMLAPVSHFPLLVLVAQPDGAWYFIAGLALYLMHRFGQDLLLWGILAMAWLMGQLELGHRIDLVEHVSSWRGSTVVFTAFLLLMVGVSLGLTDRIRWKWLVTAGTMTYPLYLVHYAIGTTLINRLRDTMDPRLLLVALVAGFLVLAYVIHRFVERPLARLLKTGLNSAFVRLRTATN